CCTTTTATCCGCTCTAACTTTTATTTTGTTGTTTCTCAAGCCAGATACATTTGATATACTAAACTACACCGATGCTGTAGGGTATGTCTCATATTTTACATTTGAGCCTTTATTTTCAATTACGCTAATGGTCTTGAGAAACTTCCTGTCACCGCGACTGACAATATGGGTTGTTCAATTTGTTATACTCATAATATCTTACTTAATTGTTAGTATAACTACTAAATCTGCGGGAGAAAATGATATCGCATCAATAGTGAAGTATTTCATACTTGTAGTGCTTATGCCAGGTTTCCTCCTTGGCTTTTCAAACGCTCTCCGCCAATGTTTGGCTGGATTACTTATGATTCTATCCATTCAATATCTTGTTAGAAAAAAGTACTCTCTTTCCTTTCTTCTTTTCTTCCTGGGAATAATGTTTCACTTTTCGCTTATTTTTGTTGTGCCGTTATTGTTTTTAGCTGTTATCTTAAACAAGTGCCAGGTTCGTGGTATACCCTATACGCGAGTAAATGGCATCACTATTAGGGCTAGATTTTCTATCCCTTTTACATTTTTCCTTATTTCGATACCGTACATGCTGATTTTCTTAATTTTTCCATCAACTACTTCAATCTTTCTTTCTACAGATTATGGATTCTATTTTAATGCTCTTTTTATCGAAGGACGCCAACCGCTTTATCTGAAGATTATCTTCGTTATTACCTCATATGTTGGCTCGTTGGTTTTTGCCAAGTTTAGATTTGAGCGATTCAACGTAAGTAAGATTGATATACATCACGAGAACCAAGAATTCTTAGTGTTAACAAACAACTTAAGGTTAATTCTTTTGACAGTTTCTGTCCTCTTCATCACAGATCCACTTTGGTGGGAAGCAGGATCGCGTGTACTTTACTATTACTACGTAGTAGAAATGTTTTGGATGGTAAAGGCTTTCCAAATGGGTTATCTATATTCTCCATTATGGGCTTTCTTTGTAAATACGTTTGCAATGAATGTATGGAACATATTGAACGGTTAACAGTAGATCATTAGGAGGTGAAGTGTTGAGAAAGAGGATGCTATTGATAAGTGGAATTGTTGGACCAGTCACTGGAAGTAATCAGTCCTTTAGGAATACTGTTATCGGTTATCTTAACAGTGATTGGCAAATTGTACACCTTTGTTTCTTTTCACGCAAAAATCGAAGATATCAACTTGAGGATCTTCTTGGTTTCAAAAA
The DNA window shown above is from Thermotoga profunda AZM34c06 and carries:
- a CDS encoding EpsG family protein, which produces MDGFILFLLSALTFILLFLKPDTFDILNYTDAVGYVSYFTFEPLFSITLMVLRNFLSPRLTIWVVQFVILIISYLIVSITTKSAGENDIASIVKYFILVVLMPGFLLGFSNALRQCLAGLLMILSIQYLVRKKYSLSFLLFFLGIMFHFSLIFVVPLLFLAVILNKCQVRGIPYTRVNGITIRARFSIPFTFFLISIPYMLIFLIFPSTTSIFLSTDYGFYFNALFIEGRQPLYLKIIFVITSYVGSLVFAKFRFERFNVSKIDIHHENQEFLVLTNNLRLILLTVSVLFITDPLWWEAGSRVLYYYYVVEMFWMVKAFQMGYLYSPLWAFFVNTFAMNVWNILNG